Proteins from a genomic interval of Bradyrhizobium sp. CCGB01:
- the soxX gene encoding sulfur oxidation c-type cytochrome SoxX, translating to MTALPRTPVLTLLLAIAAGLAASPVQAQSAVADGQKLAFDRGKGNCLTCHVIKGGDLPGTIGPELKDIKSKYPDRNELVAIIFDETKRNPQTMMPPFGRNRILNEQEISAIVDFLQTL from the coding sequence TTGACCGCCCTTCCACGGACGCCCGTCCTTACCCTCCTGCTGGCCATCGCCGCCGGCCTTGCCGCAAGCCCCGTGCAGGCGCAATCCGCCGTGGCCGACGGCCAGAAGCTCGCCTTCGATCGCGGCAAGGGCAATTGCCTGACCTGCCATGTCATCAAGGGCGGCGACCTGCCCGGAACGATCGGCCCGGAGCTGAAGGACATCAAGTCAAAATACCCTGATCGCAACGAGCTGGTCGCGATCATCTTCGACGAGACCAAGCGCAATCCGCAGACCATGATGCCGCCGTTCGGCCGGAACCGGATTCTGAACGAACAGGAGATCAGCGCGATCGTTGATTTCCTCCAGACCCTGTGA
- a CDS encoding DUF938 domain-containing protein, whose protein sequence is MAEYVVEFGRDGGRVESDGRLDAPAFHRNHEPLWAALEKHLAGLTGNVVELGSGTGQHVVHFARHTPGLTWWPSDLNQRHLKSIEAWRIHSGLQNIRSPLRIDLTDPDWCPEMRSGQGPTSLAALFCANVIHIAPWSVAEGLFAGAGRYLRADGKLFLYGPFKRDGKHTALSNAVFDTSLREGNPEWGVRDISDVETLAKAAGLRLVDTIDMPANNLTLVFARS, encoded by the coding sequence TTGGCTGAATATGTCGTCGAATTTGGCAGGGACGGCGGACGGGTCGAGTCCGATGGGCGGCTCGATGCCCCGGCATTTCATCGCAATCACGAGCCGCTCTGGGCGGCGCTGGAAAAGCATCTCGCAGGCCTGACCGGCAACGTGGTCGAGCTCGGCAGCGGAACCGGCCAGCATGTGGTCCATTTCGCCCGCCATACGCCCGGCCTGACCTGGTGGCCCAGCGACCTCAACCAGCGGCATCTCAAGAGCATCGAAGCCTGGCGCATTCATTCGGGCCTGCAAAACATCCGCAGCCCGCTGCGGATCGATCTCACCGATCCCGATTGGTGTCCGGAGATGCGAAGCGGGCAGGGCCCGACAAGCCTTGCCGCGTTGTTCTGCGCCAACGTCATCCACATCGCGCCATGGAGCGTGGCCGAGGGCCTGTTCGCCGGCGCCGGCCGCTATCTGCGCGCCGACGGCAAGCTGTTCCTGTACGGGCCGTTCAAGCGCGACGGCAAGCACACCGCGCTCAGCAATGCCGTGTTCGACACCTCCTTGCGCGAAGGCAATCCCGAATGGGGCGTGCGCGATATCAGCGATGTCGAGACGCTCGCAAAAGCCGCAGGGCTTCGCCTCGTCGATACGATCGACATGCCGGCGAATAATCTGACGCTGGTGTTTGCGCGCTCGTAG
- a CDS encoding MFS transporter, whose translation MLDVTTANEIADDVRVRANVVRLAAAQALTGANSAVIFATGSIVGATLAPDMSFATVPISMYVLGLAAGTLPTGAISRRFGRRAAFIVGTGLGTLTGLCGCFAILHASFALFCLATFLGGLYGAVAQSYRFAAADGASAAYRPKAVSWVMAGGVFAGVLGPQLVQWTMDVWSPYLFAFSFLVQAAVALVAMGIVAGVDMPKPAPADLHGGRPLLTIVTRPRFIAAALCGVISYPMMNLVMTSAPLAMKMCGLSVSDSNFGIQWHIVAMYGPSFFTGALIARFGAPRIVAAGLLLEAVAAGIGLSGLTAMHFWATLIVLGVGWNFSFIGASALVLETHRPQERNKVQAFNDFLVFGMMAIGSFSSGQLLANYGWSAVNMVVFPPVVLGLAVLSLASWARHRKARLEAAMGEFPDAI comes from the coding sequence ATGCTAGACGTGACGACAGCCAACGAGATCGCCGACGATGTCCGCGTGCGTGCCAATGTGGTGCGTCTCGCCGCGGCGCAGGCGCTGACCGGCGCCAACTCGGCGGTGATCTTCGCGACCGGCTCGATCGTCGGCGCGACGCTCGCGCCCGACATGTCGTTCGCGACCGTGCCGATCTCGATGTATGTGCTGGGGCTAGCGGCCGGCACGCTGCCGACCGGCGCGATCTCGCGCCGCTTCGGCCGCCGTGCGGCCTTCATCGTCGGCACGGGTCTGGGCACGCTCACCGGTCTGTGCGGCTGCTTTGCGATCCTGCACGCTTCGTTCGCGCTGTTCTGCCTCGCGACCTTTCTCGGCGGCCTCTACGGCGCGGTGGCGCAATCCTACCGCTTCGCCGCCGCCGACGGCGCCAGCGCCGCCTACCGGCCGAAAGCGGTATCCTGGGTGATGGCCGGTGGCGTGTTCGCGGGCGTGCTTGGTCCGCAGCTCGTGCAATGGACCATGGACGTCTGGTCGCCCTATCTGTTCGCCTTCAGCTTCCTGGTGCAGGCCGCGGTCGCACTGGTCGCGATGGGCATCGTCGCCGGCGTCGACATGCCCAAGCCTGCGCCCGCCGATCTGCACGGCGGCCGGCCGCTGCTTACCATCGTGACCCGGCCGCGCTTCATTGCGGCGGCTTTGTGCGGCGTCATCTCCTATCCCATGATGAATCTCGTCATGACCTCGGCACCGCTCGCCATGAAGATGTGCGGCCTGTCCGTGTCCGATTCCAATTTCGGTATTCAATGGCACATCGTCGCCATGTACGGGCCGAGCTTCTTCACGGGTGCGCTGATCGCGCGCTTCGGCGCGCCCAGGATCGTCGCCGCCGGCCTGCTGCTGGAGGCCGTCGCCGCCGGCATCGGTCTCTCCGGCCTCACCGCGATGCATTTCTGGGCCACGCTGATCGTGCTCGGTGTCGGCTGGAATTTCTCCTTCATCGGCGCCTCCGCGCTGGTGCTGGAGACGCACCGGCCGCAGGAGCGCAACAAGGTGCAGGCCTTCAACGATTTCCTCGTGTTCGGCATGATGGCGATCGGCTCGTTCTCCTCCGGCCAGCTGCTCGCCAATTACGGCTGGTCCGCGGTGAACATGGTGGTGTTCCCACCGGTGGTGCTCGGCCTCGCCGTGCTCTCGCTAGCGTCCTGGGCTCGCCACCGCAAGGCGCGGCTCGAGGCTGCGATGGGCGAGTTCCCGGATGCGATCTGA
- a CDS encoding prolyl oligopeptidase family protein → MTVDDRPTLSAPDDDPWLWLEEIEGKQALDFVERQNQLTLTAFGGKAYERDRDILATIYDRPDNIPYVSRRGDDLHNLWKDATNPRGLWRRTNLAEFRKADPAWEIMLDVDQLAAREGEDWLLSGIATRPGSSRAILSLSRGGSDAVTLREFDLATKNFLPDGFTLPEAKGGADWFDADTLLLSSAHGEGMATSSGYARTVRLWRRGQPVDQAEMIAETTADHMVIYGGVDDTGAAPRVWIVDQIDFFNHAIWLRDATGATTKLDLPTGIWMQAHGDWFAMKLRKDWTVQEQTQERTYATDTVLGISLSAFLAGSRDFAVLFEPAPRRALQGLFWTAGKLVLSILDELRPRFEICTPSTTSWSRETLPGLPQIGVVDIWPLDRHPSESNGDLLANVQDPLTPPSLLLLARGVASPTVLKQAPKTFTPDGLVVTQHEAISVDGERIPYVQTGPAGETGDAPVYMSAYGGFAHAVKPYYNPSLGKLWLERGGTVVQANLRGGGEFGTRWHDAGRLAGKKLSHDDFAAVAADLVRRGVTKAKRIAAQGGSNGGILITNMLVRYPERFGALFCTIPLIDMRRYTKLLAGASWIAEYGDPDKPDEWEWLKTYSAYHNVRDGQTYPPILIATTRRDDRVHPGHARKMAAKLQAMGYEAWFYEPAAGGHGYGKDNKERAGFEVLGFRFLKEKIGWRDGEA, encoded by the coding sequence ATGACCGTCGACGACAGACCCACGCTCAGCGCTCCCGACGACGATCCCTGGCTCTGGCTGGAAGAGATCGAAGGCAAGCAGGCGCTCGACTTCGTCGAACGGCAGAATCAACTGACGCTCACCGCGTTCGGCGGGAAGGCCTATGAGCGCGACCGCGACATCCTCGCCACGATCTACGATCGTCCCGACAACATTCCCTATGTCAGCCGCCGCGGAGATGATCTGCACAATCTCTGGAAGGATGCCACCAACCCGCGCGGCCTGTGGCGGCGGACCAATCTGGCGGAATTTCGCAAGGCCGATCCGGCCTGGGAGATCATGCTGGATGTCGACCAACTCGCGGCGCGCGAAGGCGAGGACTGGCTGCTCAGCGGAATCGCCACGAGGCCGGGAAGCTCGCGGGCGATTCTGAGCCTGTCGCGCGGCGGCAGCGACGCCGTTACCTTGCGCGAGTTCGACCTCGCCACGAAAAATTTTTTGCCGGACGGCTTTACGCTACCGGAAGCGAAAGGCGGCGCGGACTGGTTCGATGCCGACACGCTGCTGCTGTCGAGCGCGCATGGCGAGGGCATGGCAACGAGCTCCGGCTATGCACGAACCGTGCGGCTTTGGCGGCGTGGCCAGCCTGTCGATCAGGCCGAAATGATCGCCGAGACTACCGCCGATCACATGGTGATCTATGGTGGTGTCGACGACACCGGGGCGGCGCCGCGGGTCTGGATCGTCGACCAGATCGATTTCTTCAATCACGCGATCTGGCTGCGCGATGCGACTGGTGCGACGACAAAGCTCGATCTGCCGACCGGCATCTGGATGCAGGCGCATGGCGACTGGTTCGCGATGAAGCTGCGCAAGGACTGGACGGTCCAAGAGCAGACTCAAGAACGAACCTACGCCACCGACACCGTGCTCGGCATATCGCTCTCGGCGTTCCTCGCCGGCAGCCGCGATTTCGCGGTTCTGTTCGAGCCGGCACCGCGACGCGCCCTGCAGGGCCTGTTCTGGACCGCGGGCAAGCTCGTCCTCTCGATCCTCGACGAGCTCAGGCCGCGCTTCGAGATCTGCACGCCGTCCACCACGAGCTGGAGCCGCGAGACACTTCCCGGCCTCCCGCAGATCGGCGTCGTCGACATCTGGCCGCTCGATCGCCATCCGTCCGAAAGCAATGGCGACCTGCTCGCCAATGTGCAGGACCCGCTGACGCCACCGTCGCTGCTGTTGCTCGCGCGCGGCGTCGCAAGCCCGACCGTGCTGAAGCAGGCGCCGAAGACGTTCACCCCTGACGGCCTCGTGGTGACGCAGCACGAGGCGATCTCTGTCGACGGCGAACGCATTCCCTATGTGCAGACCGGCCCGGCGGGCGAGACCGGCGATGCGCCCGTCTATATGAGCGCCTATGGCGGCTTCGCCCATGCGGTGAAGCCATACTACAACCCCTCGCTCGGCAAGCTGTGGCTGGAGCGCGGCGGCACCGTCGTGCAGGCGAATTTGCGCGGCGGCGGCGAGTTCGGCACGCGCTGGCACGACGCCGGCCGGCTCGCCGGCAAGAAACTCTCGCACGACGATTTCGCGGCCGTTGCCGCCGATCTCGTCCGCCGCGGCGTGACCAAGGCAAAGCGCATCGCCGCGCAGGGCGGATCGAACGGCGGCATCCTCATCACCAACATGCTGGTGCGTTATCCCGAGCGCTTCGGCGCGCTGTTCTGCACCATTCCTCTGATCGACATGCGCCGTTACACGAAGCTGCTCGCGGGCGCGAGCTGGATCGCGGAGTATGGCGACCCCGACAAGCCCGACGAATGGGAGTGGCTGAAGACCTACTCCGCCTATCACAACGTCAGGGACGGCCAGACTTACCCGCCGATCCTGATCGCCACGACGCGGCGCGACGACCGCGTTCATCCCGGCCATGCGCGCAAGATGGCCGCAAAGCTCCAGGCGATGGGCTACGAGGCCTGGTTCTACGAGCCGGCAGCGGGCGGCCACGGCTACGGCAAGGACAACAAGGAGCGCGCCGGCTTCGAGGTGCTCGGCTTCCGGTTCTTGAAGGAGAAGATCGGGTGGAGGGATGGCGAGGCGTGA